From Brassica oleracea var. oleracea cultivar TO1000 chromosome C3, BOL, whole genome shotgun sequence, a single genomic window includes:
- the LOC106331045 gene encoding uncharacterized protein LOC106331045: MTGVSFHETTKSIQMDDEWWNDRIQEIPDAAKLRAHPLTDIDRLDRLFRGKHISTDDGYYPGSGVDQNTESETVTENEHDTVNLEDDSDAPSRNQNETPSSYNQSSKRVYGNTSRSSSSARKRGTSKVSYDFVTNEAYMKLTELYERAQDSKLERAIASLQTLPGLQYDSSLYWGAVTVLQSNETHARVYLTLPDDDARIKYLERMTGIDREAE, translated from the exons ATGACTGGGGTTTCATTTCACGAGACCACAAAATCTATTCAAATGGATGATGAATGGTGGAATGATCGTATTCAG GAAATACCTGATGCTGCAAAGCTCCGTGCACACCCCCTCACTGATATCGACAGATTGGATAGACTTTTTCGAGGCAAACACATTTCAACCGATGATGGATACTATCCAGGTTCTGGAGTGGATCAGAATACCGAGTCTGAGACTGTTACCGAGAATGAACACGACACTGTGAATCTAGAAGATGATTCTGATGCGCCTTCAAGAAACCAAAATGAAACACCTTCTTCCTACAACCAGAGTTCCAAACGGGTGTACGGAAACACTTCGCGTAGTTCATCTTCAGCACGTAAACGAGGAACATCAAAGGTTTCGTATGACTTCGTGACAAATGAAGCCTATATGAAACTAACAGAACTTTATGAACGAGCCCAAGATAGCAAGCTTGAACGTGCAATTGCCTCATTACAAACACTACCAGGTCTTCAATATGACTCTTCGTTATATTGGGGAGCAGTGACTGTGCTTCAAAGTAATGAGACACATGCACGTGTTTATCTTACACTACCCGATGATGATGCTAGAATTAAATATCTCGAAAGAATGACAGGAATCGACCGAGAGGCTGAATAA
- the LOC106331046 gene encoding putative nuclease HARBI1: MYPPVYIQLCEKLKDDYQLKETDNVSIEESVAIFLNICAQNATQRYVGKIFGHSQETISRKFHEVLSALEKMAVDLLKPGPNELTQPHPKLQSNRNYWPYFKGFIGAIDGTHVPVTIAGKDSEKYWNRKSDTSINVLAICNMDMLFTYAYIGIPGSAHDAKVLAVAMEGPHQFPTAPFGKYYLGDSGYPLPPGFLTLYRGERYHPSQYDGASPPSSYKEMFNKQHSSLRSVIERTFGVLKGKWRVLREKPRYNIHVQRRVVAATMALHNFIRLSNLGDVDFDSDYPTGNVPTENSDSDEDEEHNNTHVHYMEGIRDQISASLWDSR, encoded by the coding sequence ATGTATCCGCCGGTATACATTCAGTTATGTGAAAAGCTTAAGGATGATTATCAGTTGAAGGAGACTGATAATGTAAGCATCGAGGAAAGTGTTGCGATATTTCTTAACATATGTGCTCAAAATGCAACTCAGAGGTATGTTGGGAAGATATTTGGTCATTCACAGGAAACTATAAGTAGGAAATTCCATGAAGTGTTGAGTGCTCTCGAAAAAATGGCGGTTGATTTGCTTAAACCTGGTCCAAATGAGCTCACACAACCTCATCCTAAATTACAATCCAATAGAAATTATTGGCCTTACTTTAAAGGATTTATTGGTGCAATTGATGGAACACATGTTCCTGTCACTATCGCGGGAAAAGATTCAGAAAAATATTGGAACAGGAAAAGTGACACCAGTATAAATGTTTTAGCTATATGCAATATGGACATGTTGTTTACATATGCATATATAGGTATTCCGGGATCAGCTCATGATGCAAAAGTTTTAGCAGTAGCAATGGAGGGACCTCATCAATTTCCAACTGCACCTTTTGGAAAGTATTATTTAGGAGATTCTGGTTATCCTCTTCCACCTGGATTTCTTACTCTGTATAGAGGGGAAAGATATCATCCTAGCCAATACGATGGAGCTAGTCCGCCCAGTAGTTATAAAGAAATGTTTAACAAACAACATTCTTCGCTACGATCTGTTATTGAAAGGACTTTTGGTGTGTTGAAAGGAAAATGGCGGGTTTTAAGAGAGAAGCCAAGATACAACATACATGTTCAAAGAAGAGTTGTTGCAGCTACAATGGCTCTACATAATTTTATCAGGCTATCAAATTTAGGAGACGTTGATTTTGATTCGGACTATCCAACTGGTAATGTACCAACTGAAAACTCTGATTCAGATGAAGACGAAGAACATAATAATACTCATGTGCACTATATGGAAGGCATTCGAGATCAAATTTCTGCATCTTTATGGGATTCAAGATAA